GACGTTGCGCAGGGCCAGGCGCTGCTGGAACGCCGCCGACAGGACGTTCGGGTCGAGGATCCGGATGTTGCTGATCGTCGCCGCATCGGAGTTGACCTTGGCCGGATCCGCGGGCGTACGCGCCCAGCCGTCATCGATCGTGATGTCCTTGCCCGGCCGGATGTGGTACGCATCGCGCGTCGCGGTGATGTTCCGCTGGATGAACTCGCGTTCCTTGTCCGCGGCACTCGGCTTCACCGAGAACTGCTCCATCGCGGCCGGCCAGATCACCCCGATCACCAGCGCGGTGACCAGCATCAGCACCGCGCTGAGCGCCGGAATACGCAGGTCACGGAGGAAGATCGCCGAGAAGAACGCGACCGCGCAGACGATCGCGATCACCATCAGGATCAGCTTGGACGGCAGCACGTAGTTGACGTCGGTGAAGGTGGCGCCGATGTTGTCGCCGCGCCGGTCACTGGTGAGCAGGTCGTAGCGGTCGAACCAGTAGGCGACGGCCTTGGTCAGCACGAACAGCCCGGCGATCACCGCCAGCTGCGCCCGCGCGGGCCCGCTGATCATCCCGCGGCGCCCGCCGCCGCCGAGCCGGATGCCGCCGAAGATGTAGTTGGTCAGCAGGTTCGCGAGGAAGGCGACTCCCAGCGCGAGGAACAGCATGTCGAGCAGCAGTCGCACGAACGGCAGCGTGAACGCGTAGAAGCCGATGTCGAGGTTGAACTGGGGGTCCGTGACGCCGAACGACTGGCCGTGCAGGAAGGTCTGCACCGTGGTCCACGACGCCTGCGCCACCAGCCCGGCCAGCACCCCGACCACCACGGCCGGGATCAGCGCGGTCACCTTGGGCCGGCGGCCGACCACCTCGCGGTAGCGGGCCAGCGGGTCGGACGGCCCGGACGGCACCACGTACGGCGGGCGCCCCCGATAGGCCACGTAGACCGCGGCGAAGATCAGGACGCCGACACCGAGCGCGACGACCAGGAAGGTCAGCAGCCGCGTGGTCACCATGGTCGACATCACCGACCGGTAACCGATGTCGGAGTACCAGAGCCAGTCGGTCCACAGGCTCACGATCCGCGGTGTGATCAGCACCAGGATCAGCAGCACGACCACCACCGCGATCAGGATCTTGGTTCGCCGAGACAACGTCGGCCGTCCGACCGGACCGCGCGTACCCACCACGTCGTTCACTCCAATTTGGGGCTCGGGGAGCAGAGATTGTCTCCACCTTACTGATTCGCTCAAAAAGGTCACCGGCCACAATGGTGGCGTGAGCTTTTCCCGCGCCGATCTCGGCAACGCCCTCGCCCAATGCGCCGCCTACGCGGACGGACTTCCCTGGTCGTCGCCCGACCAGTTGTTCGCCCTCGTCCCGACCGCCGTGCTCGCCGAGCAGGCCCCGGAACTGGTCGACGAGAACGACGACTCCGCGCTCAGCCCGGTCCTCCAGGAAGCCGGCCGCCCGGGCGCCTCCACCGAGGAACTGCTGGCGACGATCGGCTGGCCCGAACCGGTCGCCGGCTGCGCGCTGGTCACCGAGATCACCGTGGTGCCGCCCGGCGGCGACGAGTCGCAGGGACGTCGTGCGCGCCTCATCGGTGGCGTGCTTCGCACCGGGTCACGGGTCGCCCTGCTGGCGCTGGAGCCCGACGCCGACAATCCCGACGACCCGAATCACCTGCGGACGCACGACAACCTCGCGCCGGAACTGCTCGACGCGCTGGCCGCGACGTTCGAGGAGGTCACCGACGCCACCTGAACCCGTGCTGCTCCCCGCAGCCTGCCCCGCTCCCTGAGTTTGCTCTCGCACCCTGAGCCTGCCCCTGCCGCCTGAGCCTGCCCCACCGCCTGAGCCTGTCGAAGGATCGTCCCTTCGACTCGCCCCTCGGCTATCGCCTCGGGGCGGCTCAGGGGGCTGAGGGCTCCGGGCGACTCAGGAGGGCAGCGGCTCAGCGGGGCCTTAGGGGGCAGGGGCTCAGGGCTCAGGGCTCAGGGCTCAGGGACTCAGGGACTCAGGGACTCAGGGACTCAGGGACTCAGGGACTCAGGGACAGAATGATCCAGCATGTGCCTGGGATCAGCAGTGCGGGCGGGGCTTGCCGTCCTTGAGTTCGCCGAGCGCGGTCACCGCGCCGCCGAGGGTGTCGACCTTGATCAGTTCCAGTCCCTTGGGCGCGTCGCCGGTGGCCTCGGCGCAGTTCTCCGCCGGGACCAGGAAGGCGACGGCACCCGCGTCCTTGGCGGCCTTGAGCTTGTGGGTGATGCCGCCGATCGGCCCGACCGTCCCGTCCGGGACGATGGTGCCGGTGCCCGCGATGAACCGGCCGCCGGCCAGGTTGTCCGGGGTCAGGAAGTCGATCACCGCGAGGGTCAGCATGAGGCCGGCCGACGGGCCGCCGATGTCACCGACGTTGTAGGCGATGCGCACGTTCGGGTCGGCGCTGACCACCTTCGGGGTGATGCCCAGGAACGCGACCTTGGGGTCGTCCGGCCGCGCACCCAGTTTCACCGGCACCACCAGTTCGGTGCCCTTGCGGTTCACCGTGATCGGCACCTCCGTGCCCGGCGCGTGTGCGCGGATCTGCTTCTGCACGTCGTCGGGAGTGGACACCGGGACGTCGCCGATCTTCACGATGATGTCGTCGACCTCGATCTTGCCCTGGGCGGGGCTGTCGTCGGCGATCGGTCCGGCGGCACCGACCGCGGTCGGCCGCTTGAGATAGGTCAGCGCGGCGCCGGTCGCGTTGTCCTCCGAGCTGGACATCTGCTGCGCCGTCTCCTGGCGCACCTGCTCGTCCGACTTGGACTTCGGGAAGTACAGCTCACGGGGCTGCAGCTGGTACGTGCTGGAGAACCACATGCCGAGCGCCTGGAACAGGGTGAGGCCGTCGGTCAGCGAGACCGTCGTCAGATTGAGGTGCCCGTCGGGCTTGCCGTCGGCACCGCCGGTCACCTGGACCACCGGCTTGCCGTCGTGCATGCCGAGCGTGTTCACGGTCGGGCCGGGACTGAGCGCCACGTAGGGCACGCGGGCGGTGCTGCCGACGACCACGAAGACGATCAGAACCAGCACCGAGACGCCGAGGGTCACCACGCGTCGGCGCGAAGGGTTCAGCTTCATTCGATCGAGAGTAGTGGACGACGGCGACGACGCCGCACGGCCGGTACTGTCGTGGCATGAGCGACTTGCCCTTCGGTTTCTCCTCGTCAGACGGCCGCGACGACGATCGAGACAACGACAAGCCCGGCGATTCCGGCGCCTCGAACAACCCCTTCGGTGCGGCGGGGAATCCGTTCGGGGCGCTCGGTGGCGACGCGGGTGCCGGATTCGACCCGAACATGCTCGGTCAGGTGTTCACCCAACTCGGCCAGATGTTCAGCGGGATGGGCATGCCGGTCGCGGGCGGCGGCGGTACCGGACCGGTGAACTACGAGCTGGCGACCCGGCTGGCGCGCCAGCAGATCGGCGATTTCCGCCCGATGCTCGAGTCGGAGGAGCGGGCGGTCGCCGACGCCGTGCGACTGGCCGAGCTGTGGCTCGACGAGCAGACCGCGCTGCCGGCCGGGATCACCGCGACCGCGGCCTGGACGCCGGTCGACTGGCTGGAGCAGACCCTGCCGACCTGGCAGACGCTGTGCGATCCGATCGCGGGCTCCCTGGAGGGCACCTGGCAGGACAGCCTGCCCGAGGAGGCCAAGGCGATGGCCGGCCCGATGCTGCCGATGATGGCCGGGATGAGCGGAATGATGTTCGGCACCCAGCTCGGACAGGGCCTCGGCCACCTCGCCAAGGACGTGCTGACCTCCACCGACATCGGCCTGCCGCTGGCGCCGCACGGCACCGGCGCACTGCTGCCCGAGGCGATCGCCCGGTTCGCCGAGGGGCTGGATCTGCCCGGGCAGGAGATCGTGGTGTTCCTCGCGGCCCGCGAGGCGGCCCACCAGCGGCTGTTCTCCGGGGCGGGCTGGCTGCGACAGCGTCTGCTGTCGACGGTCGAGGACTACGCCCGCGGGATCCGCCTGGACATGAGCGGTCTGGACCAGCTCGGTGCCGGACTCGACCCGCAGGAGCTGTTCAGCAATCCCGCCAAGATGGAGGAGCTGATGGGCCAGGCCGCGGCGTTCGAGCCGCAGACCACGCCCGAGCAGCAGGCCGCGCTGGCCCGCCTGGAGACGCTGCTCGCGCTGATCGAGGGCTGGGTGGAACTCACCGTCTCGGCCGCTCTCGGCGACCGGATCCCGTCGACCGCGGCGCTCACCGAGACGATGCGGCGCCGTCGTGCGTCCGGCGGACCCGCCGAGCAGACCTTCGCGACCCTGATCGGGCTCGACCTGCGCCCGCGCAAGCTCCGCGAGGCCGCCGACCTGTGGCGCAAGCTGACCGAGGCGGCCGACGTCGCCACCCGCGACGGCGTGTGGGCGCACCCCGATCTGCTGCCCGACGCCGAGGATCTGGACAGCCCGGCCGGCTTCATCGACCGCGTGATCGGCGGCGGCACCGGCACGTTCGACGACCCGATCGCCGAACTCGAGCGCACCATCGCCGAGGAGCAGCGTAAGAAGGACGACGGCGAGTCGTGACCGTGCCGCCGCGCCCGATTCAGCGGACCGCCGCCTCGGCGGCACGCTCCCGGGCCGGCAGCACACACCAGGCCGCGACGGTCCCGGCCACCAGGAACAGCGCGCCGACCGCGAAGCCGATCGAGTAGCCGTCCCGCGGGGTGCCCGCGCCACTCGCGATCGTCACCAGCACCGCGAGCCCGATGGTGCCGCCGAGCTGCCGGGATGAGTTGACCACGCCGGAGGCCACGCCGACGTCTTCCGGCGCCACCCCTTCGGTGGCGATCGCGCCGACCAGCACCATGGCGCCGCCCACCCCGATCGCGCAGACCACCGACGGCGCCAGGATGCCGACCCAGAAGTCGAAGTCGGCGGGCATCCGGGAGAACAGCCACAAGCCGATCGCCGCGCACACGCCGAACACCGCGATCGCGTTGCGCGGCCCGATCCGCGCGGCGAGCTTCGGTGCCGCCGCCACGCCGATGAACACGCAGAAGGAGAACGGCAGGAACAGGGTGCCGGCGATGTCCGGCTCGACGTTCCAGACCGTCTGGACGTACAGCGAGGCGAAGTAGAACGCGGCCAGCTGACCGGCGGCGAGCATGAACCCGAACAGGTTCGCCCCCAGAATGGAGCGGCGGCGCACCAGCGACGGCGGCATCAAGGGATACGGCGTCGTCCGTTCCACCGCCGCGAAGGCGGCCAGCAGGAGGATCGCGACCGCCAGGCCGACGAGGCAGCGCGCCGAGCCCCAGCCGTGGTCGCCCGCGGAACTGACTCCGTACACGAGCGCTGCCACTCCCGCCGTCACCAGGACGGCGCCGACCACGTCGAGCCGGCCGGCGCCCCGTTCGTGTCCCGCGGGAACCGACGCGAACGCCGCGATCAGGGCGATCAGCACCAGCGGCACGTTGACC
The nucleotide sequence above comes from Gordonia sp. PP30. Encoded proteins:
- a CDS encoding PPA1309 family protein — its product is MSFSRADLGNALAQCAAYADGLPWSSPDQLFALVPTAVLAEQAPELVDENDDSALSPVLQEAGRPGASTEELLATIGWPEPVAGCALVTEITVVPPGGDESQGRRARLIGGVLRTGSRVALLALEPDADNPDDPNHLRTHDNLAPELLDALAATFEEVTDAT
- a CDS encoding PDZ domain-containing protein, whose translation is MKLNPSRRRVVTLGVSVLVLIVFVVVGSTARVPYVALSPGPTVNTLGMHDGKPVVQVTGGADGKPDGHLNLTTVSLTDGLTLFQALGMWFSSTYQLQPRELYFPKSKSDEQVRQETAQQMSSSEDNATGAALTYLKRPTAVGAAGPIADDSPAQGKIEVDDIIVKIGDVPVSTPDDVQKQIRAHAPGTEVPITVNRKGTELVVPVKLGARPDDPKVAFLGITPKVVSADPNVRIAYNVGDIGGPSAGLMLTLAVIDFLTPDNLAGGRFIAGTGTIVPDGTVGPIGGITHKLKAAKDAGAVAFLVPAENCAEATGDAPKGLELIKVDTLGGAVTALGELKDGKPRPHC
- a CDS encoding zinc-dependent metalloprotease gives rise to the protein MSDLPFGFSSSDGRDDDRDNDKPGDSGASNNPFGAAGNPFGALGGDAGAGFDPNMLGQVFTQLGQMFSGMGMPVAGGGGTGPVNYELATRLARQQIGDFRPMLESEERAVADAVRLAELWLDEQTALPAGITATAAWTPVDWLEQTLPTWQTLCDPIAGSLEGTWQDSLPEEAKAMAGPMLPMMAGMSGMMFGTQLGQGLGHLAKDVLTSTDIGLPLAPHGTGALLPEAIARFAEGLDLPGQEIVVFLAAREAAHQRLFSGAGWLRQRLLSTVEDYARGIRLDMSGLDQLGAGLDPQELFSNPAKMEELMGQAAAFEPQTTPEQQAALARLETLLALIEGWVELTVSAALGDRIPSTAALTETMRRRRASGGPAEQTFATLIGLDLRPRKLREAADLWRKLTEAADVATRDGVWAHPDLLPDAEDLDSPAGFIDRVIGGGTGTFDDPIAELERTIAEEQRKKDDGES
- a CDS encoding MFS transporter; translated protein: MTVAPTRQQHHGTLLATVFFLNFLVALDMSLVNIALPAIRTELGFSATGLQWVVTAYLLTFAGFMLLGGRLGDLWGRRRVILAGLVVFGAASLLGGFADTPGVLIAARGLQGLAGALLAPASLALVATVADPVQHKRAMGVWAAAGAAGGAVGVVLSGLLTDWFSWRAVLLVNVPLVLIALIAAFASVPAGHERGAGRLDVVGAVLVTAGVAALVYGVSSAGDHGWGSARCLVGLAVAILLLAAFAAVERTTPYPLMPPSLVRRRSILGANLFGFMLAAGQLAAFYFASLYVQTVWNVEPDIAGTLFLPFSFCVFIGVAAAPKLAARIGPRNAIAVFGVCAAIGLWLFSRMPADFDFWVGILAPSVVCAIGVGGAMVLVGAIATEGVAPEDVGVASGVVNSSRQLGGTIGLAVLVTIASGAGTPRDGYSIGFAVGALFLVAGTVAAWCVLPARERAAEAAVR